In Capillimicrobium parvum, a genomic segment contains:
- a CDS encoding low temperature requirement protein A yields MTNPAAPRTPRLHATLRHDNRVTPLELFFDLVFVLALTQCTALMAHNPTWEGLAQGLLVLGVLWWSWVGYAWLTSVVDPEQVLVRLIVFAAMAAFLVAALCVPEAFGDRGLLFAGAYAIVRFSQLALFHIASGDDPALRRSLRGLTAGTAVGVGLIAAASFADGLLQGGLWALALVLDVGEPFVFGSEGWRFSPGHFAERHGLIVIIALGESIVAIGVGSQVGVDAGVVAAAVLGVAVAAALWWMYFDVVALVAERRLAQAAPGREANEMARDSFSYLHFPMVAGIVLGAVGLKKTLGHVDEPLKLVPAVALLGGLALYLFAHVAFRWRNMHRFSTQRLVTAGVLLALIPAAVELDSLVTLGIVVAVLVGLIVYEMVHFAELRRRVRRELTEEPVA; encoded by the coding sequence GTGACCAACCCCGCCGCGCCCCGCACCCCCCGCCTGCACGCGACGCTGCGCCACGACAACCGTGTCACGCCGCTCGAGCTGTTCTTCGACCTCGTGTTCGTGCTGGCGCTGACGCAGTGCACCGCGCTGATGGCCCACAACCCGACGTGGGAGGGGCTCGCGCAGGGGCTGCTCGTCCTCGGCGTGCTGTGGTGGTCGTGGGTCGGCTATGCGTGGCTGACGAGCGTGGTCGATCCCGAGCAGGTCCTCGTCCGGCTGATCGTGTTCGCCGCGATGGCCGCGTTCCTCGTGGCCGCGCTGTGCGTCCCCGAGGCGTTCGGCGACCGCGGGCTGCTGTTCGCGGGGGCCTACGCGATCGTCCGCTTCAGCCAGCTGGCGCTGTTCCACATCGCCAGCGGCGACGACCCCGCGCTGCGCCGCTCCCTCCGCGGCCTGACCGCCGGCACGGCGGTCGGCGTCGGCCTGATCGCGGCCGCCTCGTTCGCCGACGGGCTGCTGCAGGGCGGCCTGTGGGCGCTCGCGCTGGTGCTCGACGTCGGCGAGCCGTTCGTGTTCGGGTCCGAGGGCTGGCGCTTCTCCCCCGGCCACTTCGCAGAGCGCCACGGGCTGATCGTCATCATCGCGCTCGGCGAGTCGATCGTCGCGATCGGCGTCGGCTCGCAGGTGGGCGTGGACGCCGGGGTCGTCGCCGCGGCGGTGCTGGGCGTCGCCGTGGCCGCCGCCCTGTGGTGGATGTACTTCGACGTCGTGGCGCTCGTGGCCGAACGACGCCTGGCGCAGGCCGCGCCGGGCCGGGAGGCCAACGAGATGGCGCGCGACTCGTTCTCCTACCTGCACTTCCCGATGGTCGCCGGGATCGTCCTCGGCGCCGTCGGCCTCAAGAAGACGCTCGGCCACGTCGACGAGCCGCTGAAGCTCGTGCCCGCCGTCGCACTGCTCGGCGGCCTGGCGCTGTACCTGTTCGCCCACGTCGCGTTCCGCTGGCGCAACATGCACCGCTTCAGCACCCAGCGGTTGGTCACCGCCGGCGTGCTGCTCGCGCTGATCCCGGCGGCCGTCGAGCTCGACTCGCTCGTCACCCTGGGGATCGTCGTCGCCGTCCTCGTCGGGCTGATCGTCTACGAGATGGTGCACTTCGCCGAGCTGCGCCGGCGGGTGCGCCGCGAGCTCACGGAGGAGCCGGTGGCGTAG
- a CDS encoding bifunctional 5,10-methylenetetrahydrofolate dehydrogenase/5,10-methenyltetrahydrofolate cyclohydrolase: MLIDGKAIAARLKETLRGELEAIGGVAGIATVLVGEDVPAAVYQRRIDRGAREIGMASRPEQLPADATLGQVIGKVAELDADPDISGILVLRPLPAHLPESRIFAALPPLKDVEALHPLNAGLLSLGMPRFIPSTPAAAFHMLDRHTEAAGRDLESAFDGANLVLVGRSNNVGKPAAILGLQRNATVVSCHHHTSQAGHLEEFTRGADILIVAVGVPGLITGDMVGEGAIVIDIGINAVDDGAGGVRLVGDVDTASVEPVAEAVSPVPGGVGPITDVWVLRNAVAAAKLSLAPAGQLVLR; the protein is encoded by the coding sequence ATGCTCATCGACGGAAAGGCCATCGCGGCGCGCCTGAAGGAGACGCTGCGCGGGGAGCTCGAGGCGATCGGCGGGGTCGCCGGGATCGCCACCGTGCTCGTCGGCGAGGACGTGCCGGCGGCCGTCTACCAGCGGCGCATCGACCGCGGCGCGCGGGAGATCGGCATGGCGTCGCGGCCCGAGCAGCTGCCCGCCGACGCGACCCTGGGCCAGGTCATCGGCAAGGTCGCCGAGCTCGACGCCGACCCCGACATCTCCGGCATCCTCGTCCTGCGCCCGCTGCCCGCGCACCTGCCCGAGTCGCGGATCTTCGCCGCGCTGCCGCCGCTGAAGGACGTCGAGGCGCTGCACCCGCTCAACGCCGGCCTGCTGTCGCTCGGCATGCCGCGCTTCATCCCGTCGACGCCCGCCGCCGCGTTCCACATGCTCGACCGCCACACCGAGGCGGCCGGCCGCGACCTCGAGTCCGCCTTCGACGGGGCCAACCTCGTCCTCGTCGGGCGCTCGAACAACGTCGGCAAGCCGGCGGCGATCCTGGGGCTGCAGCGCAACGCGACCGTCGTCTCCTGCCATCACCACACCTCGCAGGCGGGCCACCTCGAGGAGTTCACGCGCGGCGCCGACATCCTCATCGTCGCCGTCGGCGTCCCCGGCCTCATCACGGGCGACATGGTCGGCGAGGGGGCGATCGTCATCGACATCGGCATCAACGCGGTCGACGACGGCGCGGGCGGCGTGCGGCTCGTCGGGGACGTCGACACGGCGTCGGTCGAGCCCGTGGCCGAGGCGGTCTCACCGGTGCCCGGCGGCGTCGGGCCGATCACCGACGTGTGGGTCCTGCGCAACGCCGTCGCCGCGGCGAAGCTGAGCCTCGCGCCGGCCGGTCAGCTCGTGCTTCGCTGA
- a CDS encoding UBP-type zinc finger domain-containing protein yields MPECTHLDQVVYLEPTEPVTGCPECMAAGDRWVHLRMCQSCGKIGCCDSSPNRHASKHAAAAEHPIARSVEPGEDWSWCYVDDVMMRLVAE; encoded by the coding sequence ATGCCCGAGTGCACGCATCTCGACCAGGTTGTCTACCTCGAGCCGACGGAGCCGGTGACCGGCTGCCCGGAGTGCATGGCGGCCGGCGACCGCTGGGTTCACCTGCGGATGTGCCAGAGCTGCGGGAAGATCGGCTGCTGCGACTCCAGCCCGAACCGGCACGCGAGCAAGCACGCGGCCGCGGCCGAGCATCCGATCGCCCGCTCGGTCGAGCCCGGCGAGGACTGGTCGTGGTGCTACGTCGACGACGTGATGATGCGCCTCGTCGCCGAGTGA
- a CDS encoding FAD-binding oxidoreductase produces MTVLDDLRPRLGRRLLTGPAELAVFGCDALTAFYERPAAVVLVESADEVVAVVRACHREGVPFVARGSGTSLSGGSLPIGGGVVIALNRLDRVLSVDPDARTAVVEPGVINLDVSRAALPHGLMYCPDPSSQSVCTIGGNLAFNSGGAHCLRHGMTANHVLGIRAVLPDGELVELGGDSVEPLGPDVAGMFCGSEGLFGIALEVTVRLVAVAEATHTALAVYDSLEQAGDAVARIVAAGLLPVAMEIMDALAIEAAEASVKPNYPKGAALLIVELEGERGVVDADAAALRELLRASGAGEVVATEDPDARALIWKGRKSAFSAVGWLAPDYIVQDGVVPRTRLGEALAEIGRMGAAAGIRVANVFHAGDGNLHPLILFDGREPGMLERAEALAGDILRLCIRLGGSITGEHGVGVEKREYLPLMFTPADLELMRRLRRAVDPAELANRGKMLAVA; encoded by the coding sequence GTGACGGTGCTCGATGACCTGCGCCCCCGTCTCGGCCGGCGGCTGCTGACGGGTCCGGCCGAGTTGGCGGTGTTCGGCTGCGATGCGCTGACGGCGTTTTACGAGCGGCCGGCGGCGGTGGTGCTGGTGGAGTCCGCGGACGAGGTCGTTGCGGTGGTGCGGGCGTGTCATCGTGAGGGCGTGCCGTTCGTGGCGCGGGGGTCGGGGACGTCGTTGTCGGGCGGGTCGCTGCCGATCGGTGGCGGGGTGGTGATCGCGCTCAATCGGCTGGACCGGGTGCTGTCGGTGGACCCGGACGCGCGTACGGCGGTGGTCGAGCCGGGGGTGATCAATCTCGACGTCTCGCGCGCCGCGCTGCCGCATGGGCTGATGTATTGCCCGGACCCGTCGAGCCAATCGGTGTGCACGATCGGCGGCAATCTCGCGTTCAACTCCGGGGGCGCGCACTGTTTGCGTCACGGGATGACGGCCAACCACGTGCTCGGCATCCGGGCGGTGCTGCCCGACGGCGAGCTCGTGGAGCTGGGCGGCGACAGCGTCGAGCCGCTGGGGCCGGACGTGGCCGGGATGTTCTGCGGGTCGGAGGGGCTGTTCGGGATCGCTTTGGAGGTGACGGTGCGCCTCGTGGCGGTGGCCGAGGCGACGCACACGGCGCTGGCGGTCTACGACAGTCTCGAGCAGGCGGGCGACGCGGTCGCGCGGATCGTGGCGGCGGGTCTGCTGCCGGTGGCGATGGAGATCATGGATGCGCTGGCCATCGAGGCGGCCGAGGCCTCGGTGAAGCCGAACTACCCGAAGGGCGCCGCGTTGCTGATCGTCGAGCTCGAGGGCGAGCGGGGCGTGGTCGACGCCGACGCGGCGGCGCTGCGCGAGCTGTTGCGCGCGTCGGGCGCGGGCGAGGTCGTCGCGACGGAGGACCCGGATGCGCGGGCGCTGATCTGGAAGGGCCGCAAGAGCGCGTTCTCGGCGGTCGGCTGGCTGGCGCCCGACTACATCGTCCAGGACGGCGTGGTGCCGCGCACCCGGCTGGGCGAGGCGCTGGCCGAGATCGGCCGCATGGGCGCCGCGGCCGGCATCCGCGTGGCGAACGTCTTTCACGCCGGCGACGGCAACCTGCATCCGCTGATCCTGTTCGACGGCCGCGAGCCCGGGATGCTCGAGCGCGCCGAGGCGCTGGCCGGCGACATCCTGCGGCTGTGCATCCGGCTCGGCGGCTCGATCACCGGCGAGCACGGTGTCGGCGTCGAGAAGCGGGAGTATCTGCCGTTGATGTTCACGCCCGCGGACCTGGAGCTGATGCGCCGGCTGCGCCGCGCGGTCGACCCGGCGGAGCTGGCCAACCGCGGCAAGATGCTGGCGGTGGCGTGA
- a CDS encoding FAD-binding protein has translation MAAVAVDDVEALRDAVRCGPRVLPAGGATKPALSAPPAEDVVALDVSGLRGIVEYDPAELTLTARAGTPVAELDGALAEHGQYLPFDAPLVAAGATIGGVIASGTSGPGALRYGTVRDFVIGVRMVDGTGELVCGGGRVVKNAAGFDLPKLMVGSMGRLGVMVEVSLKVFPRPRAAATVAFELGGLEPALAALAVLARGPVELDALELEPPARIVVRLAGDPEPLAARVARVAALVGAPGEELDATVWADAAAFAWMAPATRLVRVALTLRGVAALQAALAAAGARARYSNAANVAWIAWPGDCPLAVLDATLRELRLPGVALTGAPGRPLLGDRRGGAFLDRLRTALDPDGRFAEL, from the coding sequence ATGGCGGCGGTCGCGGTCGACGACGTCGAGGCGCTGCGCGACGCGGTGCGCTGCGGCCCGCGGGTGCTGCCGGCGGGCGGTGCGACGAAGCCCGCGCTGTCGGCCCCGCCGGCCGAGGACGTGGTGGCCCTCGACGTCTCGGGCCTGCGCGGCATCGTCGAGTACGACCCGGCCGAGCTGACGCTGACCGCGCGCGCGGGCACGCCGGTCGCCGAGCTCGATGGCGCGCTGGCCGAGCATGGCCAGTACCTGCCGTTCGACGCGCCGCTCGTCGCGGCGGGCGCGACGATCGGCGGCGTGATCGCCTCGGGCACGTCGGGTCCGGGCGCGCTGCGCTACGGCACCGTGCGCGACTTCGTCATCGGCGTGCGGATGGTGGACGGCACGGGCGAGCTCGTCTGCGGCGGCGGGCGGGTCGTCAAGAACGCCGCGGGCTTTGACCTGCCGAAGCTGATGGTCGGCTCGATGGGGCGCCTGGGCGTGATGGTCGAGGTCTCGCTGAAGGTCTTCCCGCGGCCGCGCGCCGCGGCCACGGTCGCGTTCGAGCTCGGCGGCCTGGAGCCCGCCCTGGCCGCGCTGGCCGTGCTGGCGCGCGGGCCGGTCGAGCTCGATGCGCTCGAGCTCGAGCCTCCGGCGCGGATCGTGGTGCGCCTGGCGGGCGACCCGGAGCCACTGGCGGCGCGCGTGGCGCGCGTCGCGGCCCTGGTGGGGGCACCGGGCGAGGAGCTCGACGCGACCGTGTGGGCCGACGCCGCCGCGTTCGCCTGGATGGCGCCCGCCACGCGTCTGGTCCGCGTCGCGCTGACGCTGCGCGGCGTGGCGGCGCTGCAGGCGGCGCTCGCCGCGGCCGGGGCGCGGGCGCGCTACTCCAACGCCGCGAACGTCGCCTGGATCGCGTGGCCCGGCGATTGCCCGCTCGCCGTGCTCGACGCGACGCTGCGCGAGCTTCGCCTGCCCGGCGTCGCGCTCACCGGCGCGCCCGGGCGCCCGCTGCTCGGCGACCGCCGCGGCGGCGCGTTCCTCGACCGCCTGCGCACCGCGCTGGACCCCGACGGCCGCTTCGCGGAGCTGTGA
- a CDS encoding (Fe-S)-binding protein: MQHSIDTASLGPQGASMGQAIESCVHCGFCLPTCPTYATMGEEMDSPRGRIFLMKEVLEGQLELESALPFIDNCLGCQSCQTACPSGVDYGGLITPFRAYAEPRRTREPLDRARRELILRTLPYPARFRTAAVLGRLARPLARVLPGSLAAMLRLLPERVPRPRPLPEVFPAQGARRARVALLAGCAQQVLAPDIGWATLRVLARNGVETVIPRAQGCCGALAMHTGAADQARRLARRNLAAFAGDVDAVVVNAAGCGSAMHEYGLLFAGAPEQDAARRLAERTVDVSVFLAGLGLRGEPALEQPTAIAYQDACHLAHAQGVRGAPRELLRAIGNVRLVEPAEWELCCGSAGTYNVEKPETAAELGARKARNLLDTGADLIATANIGCLTQITTHLRALGHDLPVLHTVQVLDRAYAARASSRPGG, translated from the coding sequence ATGCAGCACTCGATCGACACCGCGAGCCTCGGCCCGCAGGGCGCGAGCATGGGCCAGGCGATCGAGTCGTGCGTGCACTGCGGCTTCTGCCTGCCGACCTGCCCGACCTACGCGACGATGGGCGAGGAGATGGACTCGCCGCGCGGGCGCATCTTCCTGATGAAGGAGGTGCTCGAGGGTCAGCTCGAGCTCGAGTCCGCGCTGCCGTTCATCGACAACTGCCTCGGCTGTCAGTCGTGTCAGACCGCGTGCCCGTCGGGCGTCGACTACGGCGGGCTGATCACCCCCTTCCGCGCCTACGCGGAGCCGCGCCGCACCCGCGAGCCGCTGGACCGCGCGCGGCGCGAGCTGATCCTGCGCACGCTGCCCTACCCGGCCCGGTTTCGGACCGCCGCCGTGCTCGGGCGTCTCGCGCGGCCGCTCGCGCGCGTGCTGCCCGGCTCGCTGGCCGCGATGCTGCGCCTGCTGCCCGAGCGCGTCCCGCGGCCGCGCCCGCTGCCCGAGGTCTTCCCGGCGCAGGGCGCGCGTCGCGCGCGCGTCGCGCTGCTGGCCGGCTGCGCCCAGCAGGTCCTCGCGCCCGACATCGGCTGGGCGACCCTGCGGGTGCTCGCCCGCAACGGGGTGGAGACCGTCATCCCGCGCGCGCAGGGCTGCTGCGGCGCGCTGGCCATGCACACCGGCGCCGCCGACCAGGCCCGGCGCCTCGCGCGGCGCAACCTCGCGGCGTTCGCAGGCGACGTCGACGCGGTCGTCGTCAACGCCGCCGGATGCGGGTCGGCGATGCACGAGTACGGACTGCTGTTCGCCGGCGCGCCCGAACAGGACGCGGCCCGGCGCCTCGCCGAACGCACGGTCGACGTCAGCGTCTTCCTCGCCGGCCTCGGCCTCCGCGGAGAGCCCGCCCTCGAGCAGCCGACCGCCATCGCCTACCAGGACGCCTGCCACCTCGCGCACGCCCAGGGCGTGCGCGGCGCGCCGCGCGAGCTGCTGCGCGCCATCGGCAACGTCCGCCTCGTCGAGCCCGCCGAATGGGAGCTGTGCTGCGGCTCGGCCGGCACCTACAACGTCGAGAAGCCCGAGACCGCCGCCGAGCTCGGCGCCCGCAAGGCGCGCAACCTGCTCGACACCGGCGCCGACCTCATCGCCACCGCGAACATCGGCTGCCTCACCCAGATCACCACGCACCTGCGTGCGCTGGGGCACGACCTGCCCGTGCTGCACACCGTCCAGGTGCTCGACCGCGCGTACGCCGCGCGGGCCTCGTCGCGCCCGGGCGGGTAG
- a CDS encoding alpha/beta hydrolase family protein, with the protein MTVAEIDTPHGPARAHLHPAGAPRAALVLGHGAGGGVGAPDLTAATRVAVEADVSVALVEQPYRVAGRRSPAPAAQLDAAWAAVVAHLRAGPFAGLELVTGGRSSGARVACRTADATRAVGLLCLAFPLQPARRRASGAQAPSRLPELDAVAVPVLVVQGARDPFGMPPDGPQRTVVQVAGDHSLRSDLPAVREAIARWLAGLLAP; encoded by the coding sequence GTGACCGTCGCCGAGATCGACACGCCGCACGGGCCCGCGCGCGCCCACCTGCACCCCGCCGGCGCGCCGCGCGCCGCGCTGGTGCTCGGCCACGGCGCCGGGGGGGGCGTGGGCGCGCCCGACCTGACCGCGGCCACGCGCGTCGCGGTCGAGGCGGACGTCAGCGTCGCGCTCGTCGAGCAGCCCTACCGCGTCGCCGGCCGCCGCTCGCCCGCCCCCGCCGCCCAGCTCGACGCGGCATGGGCGGCGGTGGTCGCCCACCTGCGCGCCGGGCCCTTCGCCGGGCTGGAGCTCGTCACCGGCGGGCGCTCCTCGGGCGCCCGCGTCGCGTGCCGCACCGCGGACGCGACGCGGGCCGTCGGCCTGCTCTGCCTCGCGTTCCCGCTGCAGCCGGCCCGCCGCCGCGCATCGGGAGCGCAGGCGCCGAGCCGCCTGCCCGAGCTCGACGCCGTCGCCGTCCCCGTCCTCGTCGTGCAGGGCGCCCGTGACCCGTTCGGCATGCCGCCGGACGGGCCGCAGCGGACCGTCGTCCAGGTGGCCGGCGACCACAGCCTGCGCAGCGACCTGCCCGCGGTGCGCGAAGCGATCGCTCGCTGGCTGGCGGGCCTCCTGGCGCCGTGA
- a CDS encoding beta-class carbonic anhydrase — MDVIDKLVTNNAAFAESVPAGHLDVRPSRQLAIVTCMDSRLDVFAALGLGDGEAHVLRNAGGVITDDVIRSLAVSQRRLGTREIMLIHHTDCGMLTLTDDGFRAELQEATGVAPAFAIESFTDLEADVRQSILRVRRSAFVPHRDRVRGFVYDVDSHRLSEVTVGDDA, encoded by the coding sequence ATGGACGTCATCGACAAGCTCGTCACCAACAACGCGGCGTTCGCCGAGTCCGTCCCGGCCGGACACCTGGACGTCCGGCCGAGCCGGCAGCTGGCGATCGTCACCTGCATGGACTCGCGGCTCGACGTGTTCGCCGCGCTCGGCCTGGGCGACGGCGAGGCGCACGTGCTGCGCAACGCCGGCGGGGTGATCACCGACGACGTCATCCGCTCGCTGGCCGTATCGCAGCGGCGGCTCGGCACCCGCGAGATCATGCTCATCCACCACACCGACTGCGGCATGCTCACGCTCACCGACGACGGCTTCCGCGCGGAGCTCCAGGAGGCGACCGGCGTCGCCCCGGCGTTCGCGATCGAGTCGTTCACCGACCTCGAGGCCGACGTGCGCCAGTCCATCCTGCGCGTCCGACGCTCTGCGTTCGTGCCGCACCGCGATCGCGTGCGCGGGTTCGTCTACGACGTCGACTCGCATCGCCTGAGCGAGGTCACCGTGGGCGACGACGCCTGA
- a CDS encoding TetR/AcrR family transcriptional regulator, with protein MAAPTRTPRPHWIDAGLRALASGGPEAVRIDTLARELGVTRGGFYWHFKDRRVLLDEMLDTWERRSTDEVLERVEREGGDARDKVRRAGMLTFSRELLPIDLAVRDWARRDPAVGERLRRVDDRRMAYLRRLIGTFDTDADDVEARAMLAFALAIGNHFVAAGHEGRSRADVLDLAVRRILS; from the coding sequence ATGGCCGCCCCCACCCGCACCCCCAGGCCCCACTGGATCGACGCCGGGCTGCGCGCGCTGGCGTCCGGAGGTCCGGAGGCCGTGCGGATCGACACGCTCGCCCGGGAGCTGGGGGTCACCCGCGGCGGCTTCTACTGGCACTTCAAGGACCGCCGCGTACTGCTGGACGAGATGCTCGACACGTGGGAGCGCCGGAGCACCGACGAGGTGCTGGAGCGCGTCGAGCGCGAGGGCGGCGACGCCAGGGACAAGGTGCGGCGCGCGGGCATGCTGACGTTCTCGCGCGAGCTCCTGCCGATCGACCTCGCCGTCCGCGACTGGGCGCGGCGCGACCCGGCGGTCGGCGAGCGCCTGCGCCGCGTCGACGACCGCCGCATGGCGTATCTGCGCCGGCTGATCGGCACCTTCGACACCGACGCCGACGACGTCGAGGCCCGCGCCATGCTCGCCTTCGCGCTGGCGATCGGCAACCACTTCGTCGCCGCCGGCCACGAGGGGCGCAGCCGCGCGGACGTGCTCGACTTGGCCGTGCGGCGGATCCTCAGCTGA
- a CDS encoding DUF2867 domain-containing protein: protein MRLPDTAHTSRPWRIHEIAPDFPLEDVWALPTPGGPDDFPELVRVLAGFEPGRGASGIVRALFAVRAKVGGALGLDRPQSGLGARVPALRDRLPVDLRDAPAGPARDGSPFVPLLLTGDEWALEIANKTVHGVLHVGWVPDVHGGHRGQMAILVKPNGRLGALYMAAITPFRHLIVYPVMMREIGQAWRDRARPRDASPATRGGWSGRGRISPRAHGGSP from the coding sequence ATGAGACTACCGGACACCGCGCACACCTCCCGGCCCTGGCGGATCCACGAGATCGCGCCCGACTTCCCCCTCGAGGACGTGTGGGCGCTGCCGACGCCGGGCGGCCCGGACGACTTCCCCGAGCTGGTGCGGGTGCTGGCCGGCTTCGAGCCGGGGCGAGGCGCCTCCGGCATCGTCCGAGCGCTGTTCGCGGTCCGCGCGAAGGTGGGTGGCGCGCTCGGGCTCGATCGCCCGCAGTCAGGCCTGGGCGCTCGAGTCCCGGCGCTGCGCGACCGGCTGCCGGTGGACCTGCGCGACGCACCGGCCGGCCCCGCACGCGACGGCAGCCCGTTCGTCCCGCTGCTGCTGACCGGCGACGAGTGGGCGCTGGAGATCGCCAACAAGACGGTCCATGGGGTGCTGCACGTCGGCTGGGTGCCGGACGTCCACGGCGGCCACCGCGGCCAGATGGCGATCCTGGTGAAGCCCAACGGACGGCTCGGCGCCCTTTACATGGCGGCGATCACGCCGTTTCGCCACCTCATCGTCTACCCGGTGATGATGCGCGAGATCGGGCAGGCGTGGCGCGATCGCGCTCGCCCCCGCGACGCGTCCCCAGCCACGCGCGGCGGCTGGTCCGGACGCGGGCGGATCAGCCCTCGCGCGCACGGCGGATCGCCGTGA